Proteins from a genomic interval of Zingiber officinale cultivar Zhangliang chromosome 2A, Zo_v1.1, whole genome shotgun sequence:
- the LOC122040645 gene encoding leucine-rich repeat extensin-like protein 6 has product MAEPKVYTVIITVDLKSWNSTATIKWALCKLMMWFKTNSVVFDEKKNTVTVTGPFDPQHFIQQLCSLAGSVIINVVIEPPLPPPPPPPPPPPPPPVWPPGPMWRCCYKPCEPPQYCGCSSWPPAPPHPLPQPSPCYKIVCEYDPCSCCSHK; this is encoded by the exons ATGGCAGAGCCGAAG GTCTACACGGTCATCATAACGGTTGATTTGAAAAGCTGGAACAGCACGGCAACGATAAAGTGGGCGCTGTGCAAGCTCATGA TGTGGTTCAAGACCAATTCTGTCGTCTTCGATGAGAAGAAGAACACGGTGACGGTCACTGGCCCCTTCGATCCCCAACATTTCATCCAACAGCTCTGCTCCTTGGCCGGCAGCGTAATCATAAACGTAGTAATCGAACCACCGCTACCTCCACCGCCTCCTCcgccgcctccgccgccgccACCACCTGTGTGGCCGCCCGGCCCGATGTGGCGCTGCTGCTACAAGCCCTGCGAGCCGCCGCAGTACTGTGGCTGCAGCTCATGGCCTCCAGCCCCACCGCATCCGCTGCCGCAGCCCTCACCCTGCTACAAAATCGTGTGCGAATACGATCCTTGCTCCTGCTGCTCCCACAAGTAA
- the LOC122040644 gene encoding ATP-dependent RNA helicase DEAH11, chloroplastic-like: protein MTDHCLLLHFMNGTSWDDISCIIIDEAHQRSLNTDLLLALIKKELLKRPEFHLIIMSVTADATKFSDYVYGCNTYYVMGINCPLEIKYVADVSASPYGSTNIKVSFGKCASYVLDVLKMVSYIHKTEEDGVVLAFLTSQIEVEWACEIFTDPTALVMPMHGKLSVEEQRKVFQVYPGKRKVIFCTKIAETSLTIKVIKYVVDSGMVKQSRFEPSTGTNVLKVSAFSQSSANQGAGRAGGTEPGKCYRLYTESDFHAMKIHQKPEIRKLHLGIAVLRILALGTKNVDDFEFVDVPCPRAVEIAIQNLIHLGAVTRKGEVFDLTEC, encoded by the coding sequence ATGACAGACCACTGTCTCCTTCTACACTTTATGAATGGTACAAGTTGGGATGACATTTCATGCATTATTATAGATGAAGCTCATCAAAGAAGTTTGAACACTGATCTTCTTCTGGCATTGATTAAAAAAGAGCTGCTTAAAAGGCCAGAATTCCATCTTATAATAATGTCTGTGACAGCTGATGCAACCAAATTCTCAGATTATGTTTATGGTTGCAACACCTATTATGTCATGGGAATAAATTGTCCTCTGGAAATCAAATATGTAGCTGATGTATCTGCTAGCCCTTATGGTTCTACTAATATAAAGGTCTCTTTTGGAAAATGTGCTTCATATGTCTTGGATGTCCTAAAAATGGTAAGTTATATTCACAAGACAGAAGAAGATGGTGTTGTCCTAGCATTTTTGACTTCTCAGATTGAAGTAGAATGGGCTTGCGAAATCTTTACTGATCCTACTGCTTTGGTAATGCCTATGCATGGAAAACTTTCTGTTGAAGAGCAAAGAAAAGTTTTTCAGGTTTATCCTGGCAAGAGAAAAGTTATTTTCTGCACGAAAATTGCTGAGACATCTCTCACCATCAAAGTTATTAAATACGTTGTTGATTCTGGAATGGTTAAACAGAGCAGGTTTGAACCTAGCACCGGGACTAATGTGCTTAAGGTCAGTGCATTCAGTCAAAGTTCTGCTAACCAAGGAGCTGGCCGAGCAGGTGGAACAGAACCTGGCAAGTGTTACAGACTCTATACAGAGTCTGATTTTCATGCAATGAAAATACATCAGAAACCTGAAATCCGGAAACTCCACCTTGGTATTGCTGTTTTGCGAATCCTTGCTTTGGGCACTAAGAATGTTGATGACTTTGAGTTTGTTGATGTTCCGTGCCCTAGGGCAGTTGAAATAGCAATTCAGAATCTAATACATTTAGGTGCTGTCACACGGAAAGGTGAGGTCTTTGACCTTACAGAATGTTAA
- the LOC122040648 gene encoding remorin 4.1-like, with amino-acid sequence MLSDPRPRSGGGDRENTAAEFRDIHPLGPANSNASRGGRRDPWEGGSVRSSASLSVGSVDGVSEGGFSSMSREFNAMVVAGSNLQQQQQNDGGGGGAADEQLTRIGEDELEETNPLAIVPDNNPFPSPRRPPPGGGGDGGGESSSAAVEGVPVHVVKKEEAESKIAAWQIAKVAKINNRFKREEVTINGWESDQVEKATTWLKKVERKLDEQRAKATEKMQNDVAKAHQKAAERRASAESKRGTKVAKVLELANFMRAVGRAPSKRSFF; translated from the exons ATGTTGAGTGATCCCAGGCCCCGCAGCGGCGGCGGCGACCGTGAAAACACCGCCGCCGAGTTCCGCGACATCCATCCGTTAGGCCCGGCGAACTCGAACGCGAGCCGCGGCGGCCGCCGGGACCCCTGGGAGGGCGGCAGCGTCCGCTCGTCGGCTTCCCTCTCCGTCGGGAGTGTCGACGGCGTCAGCGAGGGCGGATTCAGTAGTATGAGCAGGGAGTTCAACGCCATGGTCGTCGCTGGCTCCAActtgcagcagcagcagcagaacgatggcggcggcggcggcgctgcAGACGAGCAGCTTACGCGCATCGGTGAGGATGAGCTGGAGGAGACCAATCCGTTGGCGATCGTCCCCGACAATAACCCCTTCCCCTCCCCACGCCGCCCGCCacccggcggcggcggcgacggcggcggcgaGTCTTCATCTGCCGCGGTCGAAGGGGTCCCAGTGCACGTAGTGAAGAAGGAGGAGGCGGAGTCGAAGATCGCGGCTTGGCAGATCGCGAAGGTCGCGAAGATCAACAACAGGTTCAAGCGCGAGGAAGTGACCATCAACGGGTGGGAGAGCGACCAGGTAGAGAAAGCCACGACTTGGTTGAAGAAAGTTGAG CGGAAGCTGGACGAGCAGCGGGCGAAGGCGACGGAGAAGATGCAGAACGACGTGGCGAAGGCGCATCAGAAGGCGGCGGAAAGGCGGGCGTCGGCGGAGTCAAAGAGGGGAACCAAGGTCGCCAAGGTGCTGGAGCTTGCCAATTTCATGAGAGCCGTGGGCAGAGCTCCATCGAAGCGCTCCTTCTTCTAG